In the bacterium SCSIO 12741 genome, GCCATTATTACTCCAACGGGGGAACACCGGGTTATACCTATAACTGGGATGCTGGTGATGCTGGAATCCGGGATAGTATCCGCATTAACTTGCCTGCTGGCAAAGCTCGGGTAACCGTAACAGATAACTTGGGTTGTACTGCTATTGATTCGGTAACTATTACCGAGCCTGCTACAGGCTTATCCGCAACCTTCACCAATACAACCAATCCATTATGTAATGGCCAAGCCAATGGTGTAGTCATTGTTACTCCAAGTGGCGGTACACCAGGATACACCTACGCCTGGAGTGGAGGAACAGCAGGAGCCAGAGATAGTATCCGTAATGCCGGAGCCGGAGCCTTAACAGTTACCGTAACCGACAACAATGGTTGTGATACCAATTTGACAATAAACTTGGTTGATCCACCAGCATTAAGCTTGGTGATTTCAGATACAACTCATCCATTATGTAACGGTAATTCCGATGGAACTGCCATTGCAACTCCAACCGGAGGAACCGCACCTTATTCTTTTACCTGGCCGGCAGGATTGCCTGGAGCTCGGGATAGCATGAGAACGAATCTAGCTTCTGGAACCTATACGGTTACGGTAACAGATGACAACGGATGTACGGCTACGGCATCTTTCACCTTGGTAGACCCCACCACATTGGGCGCTACCGTGAATGTGACCGGTCATGTTACTTGCCGCAACGGCAATGATGGAACTGCCCAGGCCGTTCCAAGCGGCGGAACCGGACCATTCTCCTACAGTTGGAGTAAAGGAAACCCCGGAGCCACAGATGATCTTCGCATTGACTTAACAGCGGGAACCGTAACGGTAACCATCACCGATAACAATGGATGTACAGCTACTGGAAGCGCTACAGTGAACCAACCTGCAACAGGAATGACACTGAGTTTTACCGGTCAAACCAATGTATTGTGTAAAGGAGATAGTACCGGCCAGGCCATCGTAACTCCAACGGGAGGAACACCGGGTTATACCTATAACTGGGATGCTGGTGATGCTGGAATCCGGGATAGTATCCGCATTAACTTGCCAGCCGGCAGGGCACGGGTAACCGTAACGGATAACCAAGGATGTACCGCAGTAGATTCAATCACCATAACCGAACCTGCTACCTCTCTTTTCGGAGTGTTTACAGGACTTACCGATCCTTCTTGTAGCGGTACCCCAAATGGACAAGCCATAATTACTCCTTCAGGAGGAACGCCTGGATATAGCTATGCCTGGAGCTCAGGAAGTCCTGGAGCCAGAGATAGCATTCGTGTAGCCTTAGGTGGAGGTCAACTTTTTGTGACCATCACGGACAACAATGGATGTACTTTTATCGGAGATACTACCCTGACTTCTCCTTCTACCCTTAATTCAAGCTTTACCCAAACCTCCAACCCATCCTGTAATGGGGTGAGTGATGGAAGTTTGACTGTAACGCCTACCGGCGGAACCGCACCTTATACTTATGCTTGGAGTCATGGTACAGCTGGAGCAAGAGATAGTATCCGTCTTCAGTTACCAGGAAACACTTCCATCTCAGTAACGGTTACCGATGCGGGTGGATGTACCTCGGTAAGTAGTACGACTTTGACCGAACCGCTGGCATTGGCCCTGAATTTTACTGACTCAGTAGTTCCATTATGTAATGGAGCAGCAACGGGTAGTATTACGGTAACTCCATCTGGAGGTACACCTATATATACATATACCTGGACAGCAGGTGTGACTACCGGAGCATCGGATAGCATTGCCATCAACTTGATGGGGAACACAGTTTATGCTGTTACCGTAACCGATGCCAATGGATGTACGGAAGCGGATTCGATGAGTTTATCTCAGCCAAGTGCTCTTACAGCGATTTATTCTGATTCCACAACCATTGCTTGTAATGGTGATGCGAATGGAAGTTTAACCGTTACTCCTACCGGAGGAACCCCGGGTTATTCTTATGCTTGGCCAATTGGAGTAGTGACCGGAACCACGGATAGTATTGGAACCGGGCTTTCAGGTTCAACGAGCTATACCGTAACTGTAACTGACAACAATGGTTGTACAACCACGGTTACTCAAACCTTGTCGGAGCCTACAGCTATTAATATTACAGAAACGGTAACCAACTCTCGATGCGGAGCCAAGAATGGTAGTATTACCTTATTTATAACGGGCGGTACGCAGAACCCAACACCACCACCGTATACCATCTCTTGGGATTCCAACGGAAACCCATTGGCTGGAACATTGCCTACTTTGAATAATCTTTATTCTGGTGTTTACACAGCAACTGTAGTGGATGCCAACGGATGTACGACTTCAAAAAACATTACCGTAAGCGATACAGGAGCCGCCACCATTACTTTAGATAGTGTGGTAAACGCTACTTGTGCCGGTATTTGTGACGGTGGAATATTTGTTTCAGTGACTGGTGGTAATGGAACCATCTCTTACGTTTGGTCAAATGGTACCAACAACCAAAATCTCACACCTGTTTGTTCAGGTAGATATACGCTTCAAGCCACAGATACGGCGGGTTGCGTTAGCTTCTTCAGCGATTCGGTTGGATTGGATAAAGTAATTACAACCACCATCGCAGCTACACCTTTAAGTTGTGGTGGGGCCATTTGCGATGGTAAGTTGAAAGTAACACCTGCCGGTGGTGGAATGCCTTATCGCTATGTATGGTCCACTTCGGTAAATGATACCTTGGATAGCTTGGTTAACCTGTGTGCAGGAAAGTACCTGGTAACTGTAACCGATAACGATGGTTGTCAGGTAGTGGATAGCTCCACTTTGGCTAATCCTGCAGTGGTCACTCCATTTGCATCAGCCGACAGTGTTTCTTGTTTTGGAGGAAGCAACGGTGTAGCACGAGTGGATAGCATTCGCGGTGGCACCGCCCCATACCGTTACCAATGGAGTAGTGGACTGCTGGATACGAATTCAAGCGTTTCAGGGCTTTCGGCCGGTCAATATTATGTAACTGTAACCGAGGCTGGCGGATGTGCTGGAATTGATACTGTGGATGTTCACGAGCCTTTGGATATTTCTGGAACCTTCGTAACGGTTGATGCAGACTGCGGTCAAGCCAATGGTGTGGTTACCATTACCCCTTCCGGTGGAAATGGAGGTTATTCGTTTAACTGGCCAGTAGGTGGAGTTCAGACGAACCCAACAGATAGTTTCTACGCCGTGGGAAGTTACAATGTGGTTGTGACGGACAAAAAAGGTTGTGTTAAATCCCTACCGTTTACCATTAATAATAAGAATGCACCTACCATTACACTGGATAGCTTGAATGATGAGTCTTGTCCAGGTCTTTGCGATGGAGGTATCTATGTTTCAGTAACCGGCGGTACTCCAAATTATACCTACTCTTGGACACCAGGTGGATCTACCGATCAAGATCTGGATAGCGTATGTAGCGGAATCTATCGTCTGCAGGTAACTGATCAACAAGGGTGTATTTCGTTCTACACCGATACCATTGATTCAGCCACCACCGTGGTTGTGAATGCTCATGTTGTTTCTCACGCCACTTCCTTTGGAGCATGCGATGGAGTTGCAGCCGCCACTCCAACAGGTGGAGCTACACCTTATAACTTTACTTGGAGTAGCACAGCTGTAACCGATACCGCGAAGGGTCTTTGTGCCGGAAAATACTACGTAACTGTAGTAGACAATAATGGTTGTACTTACCTGGACTCCGTTGAGATCACCGAGCCGAATACTTTAGTACTGGATTCTTCACATGTAACAAATCCAAGCTGTAATGTTACTCCTTGTGATGGACGTGTATTCGTGAAAATCAGTGGAGGATCTGGAACCTATACTTACCAGTGGGATGATGGAGGAACCGGTGATACTACCGTTAATCGTTGTGCCGGATTGGTTTCTGTAACGGTTTCCGATGGTAGTATCTCATCTGTATTCACCTTCCCATTGTCCAATACTCCTGGTCCATCGATTACCACTTTTGCTCAAGATGTGAGCTGTAATGGATTGAGTGATGGAGTTGGGGCCGGAGTTCTTGTTTCCGGTGGACCAGTCACCTGGTTTTGGCCAGCATTAGGAGCCAATACGGATACGGTACGCAACCTGTCCGCTGGAACTTACGAAGTGCGCGCAACCGACAATTTAGGATGTATCGCTGTGGATACCGTGGTGATTGATGAGCCAACACCTATTCAAGTGTCCTTTGCTCAAACCCGTCCAAATTGTACTCAATCTAATGGACAGATTGTGGCTACCATTACAGGTGGAACCTCACCTTATACTCAGAATTGGTTGGATGGAACTAAATCCTCCCTGGTGCCACCACAAACAGGTACTACAGCCACAGGATTGGCAGCGGGTATCTATTACTTAAGCGTACGAGACGACAACGGTTGTAGAGATACCGTTCAAAATATTCTTAACGACGACAATGCTCCGACGATCACCTTGGATAGCCTGGTTGCTGAAACCTGTGCAGGACAATGTGACGGTGGAATTTTCATCAGTGCTACCGGTGGAACAAATCCATTGGGTTATTCCTGGAGCAACTCATCTTCAGCTCAGGATCTGACTCCGGTTTGTCCCGGTAATTACGATGTTACGGTAACAGATGCCGCTGGATGTCGGTCATTCTACTCAAACACTGTAACCGGGCCAGATACCGTGAAAACGACGGTGACTCTAATCTCCAATACAAGCGGAGCAGGTCAATGCGATGGTCAGGCCAGCGTATCGGTGACGGGTGGAAATGGAAACTACACTTACTCCTGGACCGGTGGTTCGAATTCAAGCAGCGCCAACAACTTGTGTGCAGGAATGAATTACGTAACCGTAACTGACGCCAAAGGATGTTCCACCATTGACTCCATCTTGATTTCAGATCCAGTTGTTCTTCGTTTGGATTCTGTTCAAGTAACCTCACCTGGATGTGGAGTATGTGATGGAAAAGCCCGAGTATTTGTTTCTGGAGGTGTTATGCCATACACCTACTCCTGGGATAATGGTGATTCCAAAGACAGCACCATTAATCGTTGTGCTGGAGTGACTCAGGTGACCGTAACTGATAACAATGGACTTCAAGGAATCTTCACCGTTGGTATTTCCAACAGTGCCGGACCTGCTGTTACGGTAGCTACAACTGATGCTTCTTGCTTCGGGTCTTGTGATGGAACGGCAAGTGTGACTGCCACCGGTGGAACACCAGGCTATACCTTTAATTGGCCAACTTTAGGAAAAACCACACCTTCTCTCAGCGGATTGTGTGAAGGGGTTTACCTGGTTGAGGTACGAGACGCTAAAGGATGTATCACAGTAGATTCAGCTGATATTAATGAGCCTACGGAAATTAAAACGACCCATACTACGGTGAATGCCAATTGTGGTCAATCGGATGGATCAGTTACTGTGACTGCCTCTGGTGGAACGGGTGGTTATACCTATAAATGGTCTTCAGGTCCATCTACTTCAATTGGAACATTGAGCAACCTTTCTGCGGGTGCTTATGACGTAACGGTAGAAGATAATTCTGGATGTTTCACGGTACAAACCTTTGACATCAATAACCCATCAGGGCCTACAGTGGTGATTGACACCATCAATAATGTGACCTGCCCGAGCTCTTGTGATGGAGCCATCTTCATTACCGCTTCAGGAACACCATCTCCTTATACCTATAACTGGGTTCCAGGAAACATCAACAGCGAAGACTTATCCAATAGCTGTGCTGGTGTTTATCGAGTAGAAGTTACTGACGCTAATCAATGTATTACCGTTCTTCAGGATACGATTAAAGTACCAGATGGACCAGGGTTGTCTGCATCTGTAAACAGTCATGCAAGTGCTTATGGCGTTTGTGATGGGTCTGCAACGGCTTCGGTTAGCTCGGGTGGAACAGGAATGTTGTATCAGTGGAGTTCAGGAGCAGTTGGAGCTACAGCTTCCAATTTGTGTGCAGGAATTAACTATGTGACAGTAACCACTCCTAAGGGTTGTCAATATGTTGATTCAGTAGTGATCCTACAGCCTCAGAAATTGATCATCTCAAACCAGAGCAGTACAAACCCAGCATGTAATGTATGTAATGGTAAAGTGAAAATCACGGTTGCCGGTGGAACGCCACCTTATTCTTACCTATGGGATAACGGTGATATAGCAGATAGCACCATTAACCGTTGCGCTGGAACATTGACCGTTACGGTAACTGATTCCAGAAACTACTCTGCCGTGTTTATGGTCGGATTGTCCAATACCTCAATGCCGGGCGTGGTTATTTCTACCACAGATGCTACCTGTTTTGAATCTTGTAATGGAATGGCAATCGCCACCGGATCGGGAACCGTTGGACCTTACACGTACAACTGGCCTGGAACAGGTCAACTAAATGATACCGCTGTAGGTCTGTGTGCTGGGGTTCACCTTGTACAAGTAACCGACAAGGTAGGTTGTGTAGCTGTTGATTCAGCGGAGATTAAAGAGCCATTAGGATTCGATGTTCAGTTTGACAAATCTTTGGCAGCTTGTCAATTTGCCAATGGACGGATTGAAGCCTTTGTTTCTGGAGCCACTCCAAAATCCACCGGTTACGATTACCTCTGGTTAGATAAGGATAAGACTCCAATCGTTCCAAATCAAACGAATTCTGCCTTGACTCAGATCGTGGCTGGTTTGTATCACCTTGAGATATCCGACTCTTTGGGTTGTGTTGATACGATTGATGTAACCTTGAACAATGTAGGCGGAGTTCCTATCGCTCTTGACAACATTAAGCACATAACTTGTCCTGAAAGTTGTGACGGTGCTGTTTCTGTGAAAGCCTTTGACGGGGGAACGGCATCCTATCTATGGATTCCAACGGGAGATACCACCATAAGTATCGATAACTTGTGTGCCGGAGATTACACCATTGAAGTGACGGATACAAGCAACTGTAAAACGGTAAATACCTTCACCATTCAGGCTCCGGATTCCATCGATATCGTATTTAGCCAGATCGACAATGCGACCTGTTTGAATACCAATGATGGAGCTGTGACCACCTTTATTCCACAACCGGGAACCTATTCCTACGAATGGTCTGGTCCGGAAAACTTTATTGCGATTTCACGTGATGTGTCTAATCTGTTAACCGGAAGATACTTCCTTGAAGTGACCGATGATAAAGGTTGTAAGTCCACAGATTCAGTTGATGTTGGCGTGGATATTTACTATGAGTTGATTACTACACCAGATACCACTTACTGTGAGTCTGTAGAGGCCGTGAAATTGGAAGTACGCTCTACCAGCACCGGACCTTACACCACTCGCTGGTACGATCATGCAGGAAACATCATTGCTAAGCAGGATACAGTAACCGTTTCTCCAAACTCGGGAGAAAACACCTACTATGCTGAAGTCCGCGAAGATGTGTGTGTCCTTCTTGATACTGTAATCATCAACCTGGGAAGCGACTATGTGATTGATGCTGGTGAAGACCGAAGCATCGTGAAAGGACAGGTGACCACACTTGGAGGTGATCCTACAGTTCCAGCTGGAAAACTGGTAGAGTGGAGACCGTCTACAGGATTGGATGATGCGAATTCGGCTAATCCGGTGGCATCGCCAGATAGCACTACGACTTACATCTTGGTAGCAGGTGATGAAGCGACTTGTATCAAGTACGATACGGTTACCGTAAACATCTCTACCCGAATTAAAGTGAACGACGGATTTACACCTAATGGTGACGGCGTAAACGATACCTGGGAAATCACCATATTGGAAGATTACCCGAATGCTAAAGTTCAGATCTTCAACCGCTGGGGTCAGCTGTTGTACGAAGCTGAGCCCTACATCCCTTGGGATGGAACTTCTGAAGGCGAGCCTATGCCGCTGGGTACTTACTATTATATCATTGATCTGAAGGATAGTGCGCTGGAAACTCCAGTTATTTCAGGTCCTGTAACGATCATCAGATAAGGAATAGATTATGAAGAAGATTTGGATAGGAATAGTGTTGATGATCTTCGGCTTTGGAGCCGGAGCTCAACAATTGGGACAATTCTCCCAGTTCTTTATGAACGACTACGTAATCAACCCGGCAGTGGGTGGAACGAAACCCTATTTCGATGTTCGATCATCCTACCGCTATCAATGGGTAGGAGTTTCGGATGCTCCTCGAACCTTTTTGCTGAGCATGAATGGCCCGGTAAATAAAAAAGGAAATATGGGAATTGGCGGATACGTCTATGCGGATGTAACCGGTCCAACCAGAAGAACGGGTTTTAAAATCTCATACGCCTACAACTTCAAAGTGACTTCAGATATTAAGTTGTCCTTTGGTTTGTCTGGGGGATTGATGCAGTTTTCTGTGGATGGAACAGAGATCGAATTAGCAGACCAGAATGATGTGGCTTTGGGCAATAGCTTAACCACTGCTTATACCCCTGATGCTGCTTTCGGAGCCTACCTCTACCACGATGATTTCTACGTGAGCCTTTCCATTCCTCAACTTATTGGAACTGAGATGAAGTTTGTAGACAATCACCGCAACTCCATGAACAAGCTCAACAATCACTACTACTTCAATGCAGGATATCGTTTCCATGTGGGTGATGATTGGATGATTGAGCCTATGCTTCAGGTGAAATATATTCCACCAATCAATCCTCAATTGGATTTAGGAGCTCGGGTGCATTACAAGGAAATGGTATGGTTAGGAGCAGCTTGGCGCTCTGAAGATGCCGCTACAGTTTTTGCTGGGATGAATATCGCTGAGAACTTTACCCTGGGTATTCCTACGACATCATTACCTCCGACATCAACAATGTAAGTTCGGGGTCCCATGAGATTCTTTTAGGACTTAAATTCCACAAACGACAAGAGTAAGATCAAATCTCCGATTATTCTTGAAGATCGAGAATATCGGTTTGAAATAATTCGAAGATGGCCTTTGCTTTAAGCAGGGTCTCTTCGTATTCATTTTGAGGGTCAGACTTCATGGTGATGGCTCCACCCACAGCAAAGCTCAAGGCATGCGTTTCTGATTGATAAAAGAGGCTGCGGATGACTACATTAAAATCATAATCGCCATTGGGTTTCAGATACCCTACCGACCCGGAATACAATCCCCGTTTAAAGTGCTCCAATTCTTCAATGATCTCCATAGCCTTCACCTTGGGCGCTCCGGTCATGGAACCCATTGGATAAGACTGTATAAGGGCATCCAGACCATGAGTATTTGGCTTTAGTTCACCCGAAATAGTCGAGATCATTTGATGCACCTGCGGGAAACTATAAATTCCGAAAAGTTCTTCTACCTTAACGGTGCCGGATATACAGGTGCGAGCCAGGTCGTTTCTTACCAGGTCCACAATCATCACATTTTCATTGCGGTCTTTAGCACTGGATAGAAGTTCCTTTTTGAGTTGCCTGTCCTTTTCTTCTGAAGAGGATCTACCAATAGTTCCTTTGATGGGTTGAGATAGAATTCGATTCCCTTTCTTTTGAATAAACCGCTCCGGACTTGCACATATTAGGTGGTGTTCATGAAAGTGCATGTAGGCCGAGTAGGGCGTAGGCGAAATATCCGACAATCGGTGGTATAAACTAATCGGATCTTTGAGTTCTGTCGTAGTATGAAATTCCTGGCAGAAGTTGGCTTCATAAATATTGCCGTATTGAATTTCTCGCTTGAGCTCTTGTATGGCCTCAATATATTCTTCTCGACTTATGGTCGGGTTGAATTGAACCTTTGGGAGTGGGCCATCGATATCGGTGGTGGGGTCGAGTAAATTTTGAAGGATGGCTTGCAGTTTGGAGATTTCCGTGTGTTCTGGAAAGTAGTGGGCTTCTAAAAAGCCATCACCAAGTTGAATGACCACTTCGGGCTGAAAAAATCGCAAATCTTGAAAGCCTTGCCGATCCGGGTTACAAGAATGGAGGCTTTCTAAGCGGTTTTTAAGGTCATAACTAAGGTAACCGAACAACCAATCCTCCACCGAAGCGTGAAACGCTTTTAGGGCATCGAAACCATCTCCTGGAAGAGTTTCCTTTATCGAACCAAAGGCGAGGTAAGACGTTTTTTCAGAATCGTTGCTATTGAGATAAACGACAGGATCAATTCCCGTGAGGGCATGAAGATTTAAAGATGGCCCTGAAAAAGGAATTCGATATGCCTTTCGATTAGCCATTCTTGACCAGATCCTCTAAGGTGTCGATCCACTTGGGATGATCGTTTAGACTTTCCACTAAATCCAATGTTTCGCCGCCATGCTCTTCAAAAAGTTCTTTGTACTCACTTCCAATTTCTACGGTAGTTTCCAGGCAATCGGCAACGAAGGCGGGACTAAAGACCAGCATTCTTTTACAACCGTCTTTGGCTTTTTGAATTACCGTTTTGTCCGAAAAAGGTTCCAGCCAGTTTTTATCCAGGCGAGATTGGAATCCTACCGAATATTGACTCTCATTCAGGTTCAACCTTTCTGCAATCAATCGGGTAGTGGCATAGCACGTTGCCTTGTAGCAAAATTGATTTTCGTCCGTGATTTCATGTTCACAATCGCGATCCGAGCAAAGACCATCATCGTATACCTTGTCTACCTGCCGGGTAGGAAGGCCATGGTAAGAGAACAGAATATGATCGTAGGAATTCAGGTCGTATTTCTTTGCTTGCTCTACTATGGTTTGCAAGTAGCCTGGATGATCGTAAAACTGCCCGACAAATCGAATTTCGGGCATCACATACCACTGGCTGATAATCCGCATTGCTTCTTCCACAGTACTTCCGGTGGTGGAAGAGGCGTACTGTGGGTACAGCGGAATAACAATCAATTTGGATGTCTTGGATTTCCGGATTTTTTCCAAAACCTCAGGCATTCCGGGATTTTGATACCTCATGGCCAGCTCCACTTGGTACTCGTCGCCCAATTGAGCTTGGAGTTTGTGTTTGATACTTTCTCCATGAAACATCAAAGGTGATCCTTTATCCGTCCAAAGCTCCTGGTAAACCTTAGCCGATTTGGGAGCCCGAAACGGAACAATGATCAAGTTGACCAGCATGAACCGAAGCAAAGCCGGGATATCGATAACCCTAGGGTCATTCAAGAATTGAAAGAGGTATTTTCTAACCGCGCCAACCGACGGATTATCCGGGGTTCCCAGATTGATAAGTAGTACTGTAGTTTTGCTCATACCCAAGAGAACAATTGAAGGGCACAAAAGTAGATATACTCTTGCATTTTCTTGGCGAATTACCGCATCAGGTACATTTTCCCGAAATCTTTTTTGAACCAATTGTCGGCACCCGAGGAGCGATGCTCGATTTCTTCACCTTCTATTCGGGTAATCACACGGTAGA is a window encoding:
- a CDS encoding gliding motility-associated C-terminal domain-containing protein; the encoded protein is MPAGKARVTVTDNLGCTAIDSVTITEPATGLSATFTNTTNPLCNGQANGVVIVTPSGGTPGYTYAWSGGTAGARDSIRNAGAGALTVTVTDNNGCDTNLTINLVDPPALSLVISDTTHPLCNGNSDGTAIATPTGGTAPYSFTWPAGLPGARDSMRTNLASGTYTVTVTDDNGCTATASFTLVDPTTLGATVNVTGHVTCRNGNDGTAQAVPSGGTGPFSYSWSKGNPGATDDLRIDLTAGTVTVTITDNNGCTATGSATVNQPATGMTLSFTGQTNVLCKGDSTGQAIVTPTGGTPGYTYNWDAGDAGIRDSIRINLPAGRARVTVTDNQGCTAVDSITITEPATSLFGVFTGLTDPSCSGTPNGQAIITPSGGTPGYSYAWSSGSPGARDSIRVALGGGQLFVTITDNNGCTFIGDTTLTSPSTLNSSFTQTSNPSCNGVSDGSLTVTPTGGTAPYTYAWSHGTAGARDSIRLQLPGNTSISVTVTDAGGCTSVSSTTLTEPLALALNFTDSVVPLCNGAATGSITVTPSGGTPIYTYTWTAGVTTGASDSIAINLMGNTVYAVTVTDANGCTEADSMSLSQPSALTAIYSDSTTIACNGDANGSLTVTPTGGTPGYSYAWPIGVVTGTTDSIGTGLSGSTSYTVTVTDNNGCTTTVTQTLSEPTAINITETVTNSRCGAKNGSITLFITGGTQNPTPPPYTISWDSNGNPLAGTLPTLNNLYSGVYTATVVDANGCTTSKNITVSDTGAATITLDSVVNATCAGICDGGIFVSVTGGNGTISYVWSNGTNNQNLTPVCSGRYTLQATDTAGCVSFFSDSVGLDKVITTTIAATPLSCGGAICDGKLKVTPAGGGMPYRYVWSTSVNDTLDSLVNLCAGKYLVTVTDNDGCQVVDSSTLANPAVVTPFASADSVSCFGGSNGVARVDSIRGGTAPYRYQWSSGLLDTNSSVSGLSAGQYYVTVTEAGGCAGIDTVDVHEPLDISGTFVTVDADCGQANGVVTITPSGGNGGYSFNWPVGGVQTNPTDSFYAVGSYNVVVTDKKGCVKSLPFTINNKNAPTITLDSLNDESCPGLCDGGIYVSVTGGTPNYTYSWTPGGSTDQDLDSVCSGIYRLQVTDQQGCISFYTDTIDSATTVVVNAHVVSHATSFGACDGVAAATPTGGATPYNFTWSSTAVTDTAKGLCAGKYYVTVVDNNGCTYLDSVEITEPNTLVLDSSHVTNPSCNVTPCDGRVFVKISGGSGTYTYQWDDGGTGDTTVNRCAGLVSVTVSDGSISSVFTFPLSNTPGPSITTFAQDVSCNGLSDGVGAGVLVSGGPVTWFWPALGANTDTVRNLSAGTYEVRATDNLGCIAVDTVVIDEPTPIQVSFAQTRPNCTQSNGQIVATITGGTSPYTQNWLDGTKSSLVPPQTGTTATGLAAGIYYLSVRDDNGCRDTVQNILNDDNAPTITLDSLVAETCAGQCDGGIFISATGGTNPLGYSWSNSSSAQDLTPVCPGNYDVTVTDAAGCRSFYSNTVTGPDTVKTTVTLISNTSGAGQCDGQASVSVTGGNGNYTYSWTGGSNSSSANNLCAGMNYVTVTDAKGCSTIDSILISDPVVLRLDSVQVTSPGCGVCDGKARVFVSGGVMPYTYSWDNGDSKDSTINRCAGVTQVTVTDNNGLQGIFTVGISNSAGPAVTVATTDASCFGSCDGTASVTATGGTPGYTFNWPTLGKTTPSLSGLCEGVYLVEVRDAKGCITVDSADINEPTEIKTTHTTVNANCGQSDGSVTVTASGGTGGYTYKWSSGPSTSIGTLSNLSAGAYDVTVEDNSGCFTVQTFDINNPSGPTVVIDTINNVTCPSSCDGAIFITASGTPSPYTYNWVPGNINSEDLSNSCAGVYRVEVTDANQCITVLQDTIKVPDGPGLSASVNSHASAYGVCDGSATASVSSGGTGMLYQWSSGAVGATASNLCAGINYVTVTTPKGCQYVDSVVILQPQKLIISNQSSTNPACNVCNGKVKITVAGGTPPYSYLWDNGDIADSTINRCAGTLTVTVTDSRNYSAVFMVGLSNTSMPGVVISTTDATCFESCNGMAIATGSGTVGPYTYNWPGTGQLNDTAVGLCAGVHLVQVTDKVGCVAVDSAEIKEPLGFDVQFDKSLAACQFANGRIEAFVSGATPKSTGYDYLWLDKDKTPIVPNQTNSALTQIVAGLYHLEISDSLGCVDTIDVTLNNVGGVPIALDNIKHITCPESCDGAVSVKAFDGGTASYLWIPTGDTTISIDNLCAGDYTIEVTDTSNCKTVNTFTIQAPDSIDIVFSQIDNATCLNTNDGAVTTFIPQPGTYSYEWSGPENFIAISRDVSNLLTGRYFLEVTDDKGCKSTDSVDVGVDIYYELITTPDTTYCESVEAVKLEVRSTSTGPYTTRWYDHAGNIIAKQDTVTVSPNSGENTYYAEVREDVCVLLDTVIINLGSDYVIDAGEDRSIVKGQVTTLGGDPTVPAGKLVEWRPSTGLDDANSANPVASPDSTTTYILVAGDEATCIKYDTVTVNISTRIKVNDGFTPNGDGVNDTWEITILEDYPNAKVQIFNRWGQLLYEAEPYIPWDGTSEGEPMPLGTYYYIIDLKDSALETPVISGPVTIIR
- a CDS encoding type IX secretion system membrane protein PorP/SprF, which encodes MKKIWIGIVLMIFGFGAGAQQLGQFSQFFMNDYVINPAVGGTKPYFDVRSSYRYQWVGVSDAPRTFLLSMNGPVNKKGNMGIGGYVYADVTGPTRRTGFKISYAYNFKVTSDIKLSFGLSGGLMQFSVDGTEIELADQNDVALGNSLTTAYTPDAAFGAYLYHDDFYVSLSIPQLIGTEMKFVDNHRNSMNKLNNHYYFNAGYRFHVGDDWMIEPMLQVKYIPPINPQLDLGARVHYKEMVWLGAAWRSEDAATVFAGMNIAENFTLGIPTTSLPPTSTM
- a CDS encoding anthranilate synthase component I family protein, whose amino-acid sequence is MANRKAYRIPFSGPSLNLHALTGIDPVVYLNSNDSEKTSYLAFGSIKETLPGDGFDALKAFHASVEDWLFGYLSYDLKNRLESLHSCNPDRQGFQDLRFFQPEVVIQLGDGFLEAHYFPEHTEISKLQAILQNLLDPTTDIDGPLPKVQFNPTISREEYIEAIQELKREIQYGNIYEANFCQEFHTTTELKDPISLYHRLSDISPTPYSAYMHFHEHHLICASPERFIQKKGNRILSQPIKGTIGRSSSEEKDRQLKKELLSSAKDRNENVMIVDLVRNDLARTCISGTVKVEELFGIYSFPQVHQMISTISGELKPNTHGLDALIQSYPMGSMTGAPKVKAMEIIEELEHFKRGLYSGSVGYLKPNGDYDFNVVIRSLFYQSETHALSFAVGGAITMKSDPQNEYEETLLKAKAIFELFQTDILDLQE
- the hemH gene encoding ferrochelatase; its protein translation is MSKTTVLLINLGTPDNPSVGAVRKYLFQFLNDPRVIDIPALLRFMLVNLIIVPFRAPKSAKVYQELWTDKGSPLMFHGESIKHKLQAQLGDEYQVELAMRYQNPGMPEVLEKIRKSKTSKLIVIPLYPQYASSTTGSTVEEAMRIISQWYVMPEIRFVGQFYDHPGYLQTIVEQAKKYDLNSYDHILFSYHGLPTRQVDKVYDDGLCSDRDCEHEITDENQFCYKATCYATTRLIAERLNLNESQYSVGFQSRLDKNWLEPFSDKTVIQKAKDGCKRMLVFSPAFVADCLETTVEIGSEYKELFEEHGGETLDLVESLNDHPKWIDTLEDLVKNG